The DNA sequence CGTCCGTGCAATGTCAATGATCTCGTCCAAAGGAATGTTGCCGCTGTGCTTTAtgtttttctccttctttctgtCGCGCGGGGGCTCTGGTGGACATTGTAAATCGGCTACCTCTGAAAGAAGAGACTGCAAAGAACACACCTTTGAGGGCCTTGATGACGAGTGATGAAGCAGAAGGAACGACAGACACAGCAGCTTGACGGTTTTGTATAGTGAGTTGAACGGTGACCCGAAGACCTTTCCACTGTGATGTAGCCTTGGCAATATCTTCACCGACCTTCTTCGGTGACTATAGCAGCGGATTAAGAATTGTCTGAAGAGCTGTGTGTGCACTTACGAGACCCAAAGGACCAATTTTTGGTGCTAACGCAGACGAAGCACCGACTTCACCACCGGTAGCACGAAGGTAGATAATTTTGATTTCGTTGGGGTCCTAGGAAAACCAGATATCAGTAATACGTTCAGGATGACAGTGAACGTCGGTATTCACGAGTTTTGGGGCCATGGCGACGTGAAGGAATGGGCGATTTCGATGATGGGTCAGAGATTTACGGGTTCGCGTTCGCCCCGGCGTTGGCCGAAAACTGCACAGTTGTAATGAGTGGCTGACCTGCCATTTACAGTAACTTCCATTCTTGGCCGTCTCGCCAATGACTTCAACCGGCTACTGAGGACCCTGCGCTTTCCCTGGTACACTACGCTCGCAGTGCCATGGGTTCATGGATTCCTCTGGATCGGGAAGGGTTGAACTCCCGCCCGCTTTTGAGGATGCAAACGTAGACCATCTTTTTCATCTCATAGGTGCTTATCTTCTTTTCCTCTTTTTTGTCTACTTGAATATGGAAAAATACAGCCGAAATGCTTGAGCGATTAATGTCCCATAATGATCGCATTCCTCTCATTCCGTGGGTGAAATGTTCATCGTTCTTGAGTTGTTGGGGCTTAGAAGATTGTCAACAGAGAAAGCCTTACTCGATTTCATTCCCGATCTCCCCCTGGGATTTCTGTGTTAGATTACCTCAAACGTATTGTCAAGTACTGTAAAGTCGAGGTGAGCCTTTTTTGATCCCGCAGGCTGGCTGACAGATTGACCATCTACATCATCAGAAGTCTTGCCTTCTAATCCTGCTATTCTACATCGACCAGATCTGCAGTAGAGTCCCCCTCTTCACCCTCTCATCGCTCACTTGCCATCGC is a window from the Marasmius oreades isolate 03SP1 chromosome 6, whole genome shotgun sequence genome containing:
- the RPL12 gene encoding 60S ribosomal protein L12 (BUSCO:EOG092651LN), which gives rise to MAPKLDPNEIKIIYLRATGGEVGASSALAPKIGPLGLSPKKVGEDIAKATSQWKGLRVTVQLTIQNRQAAVSVVPSASSLVIKALKEPPRDRKKEKNIKHSGNIPLDEIIDIARTMKSKSLAKELSGCVREILGTAQSVGCTVDGQPPHDIIDGIKSGDIEIPDE